The following DNA comes from Vicia villosa cultivar HV-30 ecotype Madison, WI unplaced genomic scaffold, Vvil1.0 ctg.000250F_1_1, whole genome shotgun sequence.
GTTGCGAAAATTCATTTTGATCATGTGAAATTGAACAAAGTAGTTATTTGTTTGAAAGAATCATAGGATGTAACAACTATTTTGAATTCGGAACAAAGTAATAATTCAATGATCTTGCATTAAGAAATGTACTTTTAAATTACATAACACCTATAAAAATAGATTTATAAAACTGGTCAATTATTCCTAGATATTATTCACTTCTATCACTCTACCATCATTCAAATTCCAAAATTTatcatttcataaaaaaaaattcaaaccttGTCTCTAAAACTCAAACACGAGATAAAAATAAAACAGAAGATCAAATATTTAGTCCAACAGCATAAAAATGTTTCATCAGGCATAAAAATCTTTAATTTCTCATTACAAAAACCATGTCCTAGCTATGATCTCGTTACGAAACCAACTCAAAATCTCAAGATTCAACTACAGAAGAAacagacattacaagaatgaaacAAATGACTCCTTGGTTTCCCTCATCCAATGCCTTTAAAGGTCTTGAACACTCAAACCTGAAAACATCAAGAGAATTATAAGTAAGTTGCTACGCACAAATCAATAAGACTATACATAACACAAATTGAAATATACATAGAAACATATAACAACCTCTAATGTTTAACTGATGTATCATCAAATCAAAACAATTTTATGTGACAAAATTTGGTTTCTGCAATATGTAATGATATACTGATGGCGTATACATATAAATACAGTACTTATACATCCTATCTAATTATATGTAAAATTCAATCACAGACCTGGAGGAAGTGATTGCTTCAACTTGTCGGCTTTCTCAACGTCAAACACACAGAGTGTGTAAAGGTACTTGGAACATCTGACCTTGAACTTAACGACATCCTTGCTCCTCTTGATTCTCACTGACCTAGCATCCTTCCTTCTGGCAGTGAGAAGGAAATCCTTAATCTCATTTATTTGCTTAGGCTGTATAGGACACCATATAAATTGTAAGAACAATTGCCATATAGTATCACTATTACATATGCAAAGATACTTCAATAACAACAAACTAAAAAAGGTTTAAGAACAACTAACACAACTTAGGTCCTGTTtggatataatatatattaattcagTACTTAAATAAGTCCCCTTAACATGACAAAAGCAATGGTTACACAAATCTATAAAAGCTCACAAAACAATTACTATCTATGTTATAATTGAAAATACTGATTTATTTTAAGTCCAAAATCCAAAACAAGAGTATAACCCTAATAGCTTGTATATCATAAACCTAACTGTAGTGTTTATGTTTAGATAAAACTATGAACCACTCAACAAATCAGTTATTGAAGTTTTACACTTTCAATAGATTAATTGTAAAATTTAACTTCACCCAGCATTCTAATATCAAAACATTCAGAATAATATCTCACAAAAAATAGTCTTTCTAACGAAACAACATTGTTACAATTAATGAAAATGATTGAATCAGTTTCGATAATTGGTTTTTCAGAAGAATAACAAGATCCGATGAATAAAGAAGAAACGATTATATTGAATTGAATCTCGAATTTCAATAAcagataaaagaagctgaaagaaAAAGCGGAATGAGAAATCACCATAGTTCCAAGCGACGGTGAGAGCGAAGGGAAGGAAGGAAATGTGATGTAAGCTGTAGAAAGTAGAAAAGTGGCGCTGATAAACCCTAATTCTAGCCGCTCTCTTACTTCTTGGACTTGTTTGACCAGAAAGCCCATATCATATTTGGGCCTGTGgccatctctttttttttttttttttttgggttttatgCCTCGCACCCTACAAGTTATAACTAGGCAATTTCTCATTGCACCGTGCAATGGGAGCACCTCTAAAAATCTTAAAATATTCTTAGAAGAATTCGGAGATATATCTTCGAATGCATCAATATtactttttgtttaaatttagttcagaaatgcatcttcgaattcACCTTAGGGTAAATTCGTAGATACATCTCCGAACTATGTATGGAGttaattcgaagatgcatcttctaATTATTGTCGGTGTATTTTTTCCATAACTAGTTTACTAAGATTGTGGTGTTTTCCATCCAaactaattttaattcaattaaaattgtCATtatttgtttcaacgattaataaAAACGAATATTATAGAATTGAGTAATGcgttaattaaactaaatattatagAAACCGAATATAATAGAAAAACAATTGCTCTCCAAGccgataaaaaaataaacaaaatacgaTTAAAAGCATAGCCTACCGAGTATGCTTAATCCTAACACCCCGGCTCCTCCTCTGCCTACGGTAACCCAAAGCACTTCGTGCCTCGGTAAGAATGGAACATGTTAGGGAAACTACTTCATCACCATCTCTCTCAAACAACCCAGACTCTATGCCCTCACGTGTAATCCACATAATGTTATGATAAATCGGCAAGATATCAATGGCATGATCATCCTTATACTGCtcattctccaggatctcctcatgagCAGACTTAGGGGGACTTCCAAGAGCGAGCATCTTATGTCAAGTAACTCCACTGAGATGTTGCTTCATGACTCCTATACTTAACCAATACAAGACGACTCTTAAAATCCTCCAGAATTTCATCCAACTCTCTGCTGACAATAATGATAGGAGCAGTCTGGAAGGGGGACCTCAAAATGATATGCATTTACCTAAACTGTCGAATGCACTGCTCAGGCATATACCTGCACATCATATTAGTCCCACACGCCAATCATCCAGAGTATAAGAAAATATGGTCGAATGACATCATATTCGTCCATTTACAACCTTCACTCAGATTGGAGTATAGGTAAACCAAGCACGCGCCACCCTAATTCCACTCGTGAATGGACTCCAAGTCGATAAAATATTTGAGGTAAGCCACATCCACGTAAGTTGCACTTTTGTCCTCAAACATGGATGTGCCAACCAAGAACATGAAGAAGCACCTCAGGGCACACTACATGTAGTAGGCAACCCAATGATCATCTACGTGCGGGTGTTTGGCTATCTTGCTGCCATACAAATCCACCATCCAAGAAAACTTGGCATATGCACCCCTGGTGTTTCTACACTGCTCAAATGCTTCGCATAGTCAGTTCCCAAATAAGCCACTATCATATCCACTACATCATACGTGTTGATCTTAGAATGATCAAGTAACCTTCCTCTAATGGGAAGGTGTAAGAGGCATGCTACATCATCTAACATAAGAGTCATTTCATCAATGAGGAGGTAGAAATATGTCGTTTCGTTGTCCCATCTTTCAACAAATGGAGCCTCAATGTCGTGGTTGGTGGTGGTGTACCCGGAAGCACAAAGACCTGCAAAGTAGAGTTCTAGAGTGCACTTTGGAACCACTCTTCCTCAGACTGATAAAGATTATGAATCTTTCTTGCATGGTTCACAAATTTCAAACATTCACATtcctattgaaaataaaatataacaatctcattcaatttgaatttgattacaaaataaaaaaatagcatCGTTGAAAAATATACCTCTTCGTCCCAAACATGCGGAGTCACATTCTCTCCAAAGTATATCAATAAAGAAGTGTCTATGGGCCATCCTGGAAAAAGGTCTGGAAGTGGGCATCCATAGTAACAGGGACTTACGTTGCAACTGGGGCAACTTCATTATTGTGTGCACGAATTTAGGATCCTGAACCTCATGATAGTCGACTCCTAGAGATTGACGCCTCCCTATCGTGAGGCATATGGGGGCGGTTCTTGCCTGCTCATGCATAGGAGCCCTCTCGCAAAGAGCATCACTGTTAGGGTGGGTCGCCCGAGTCTCAACCTTTCATTGTTTTTCAGCCATAGCCcttgaaaaacataataaacgaGATTAGTATATGAGGAATTAAAGAGTTTAGAGATGTATCTCCGCAAACTTGAAACAGAACACTTCGAAGATACATCTCTGAAAAAAGCTTCATCCAGCTTTAATGGCATAATTTTTTTGCAACTACCCTAGTCATCCAAGTATCATCAAAACTCATCCAAATCCTATAAACAGAGTCTACACGTAATCTATTTCAAATTCTAATGATATCTAATGAACTAAAACTATCATATTTGagataatacattaatcaaaaatcaaagtaagataaatgagaaacttactcAAAAATGTATTGGTGAGGGTGTAAAGTGACCTGATGTTGAATGCAGTAGTTAGATGGAGTTGGGAATGGCAAGATACAAATAAATGTTGCTTCAAAACTTGAGCTTGAGTTGGAATTAGAAATGGGTAGAGTGAGGTAAAGAGAAAAGATAGTTTTGAGTTTCTAAAAAATGAAGAAGGAGAAGAGGGAGAGTCTGGTGCGAGCTTTAAATATGCTCACCTAgtttagagatgcatctccgaaatagatttttgaattaaaaaaaggTTTATTTTGAGATTTATCTCTGAACACATCCTACAAATCCCTTtgaagatacatctccgaattaacCTGTGGTTAAAAAGGAGATTTGGTGCATCAAGATATACATCTTCGAAAATAATGGGCATGTTAGAAATTTTGCATAGGGCTTGGAagaatgtgttagaacaagaattgttgtgatcaatattcttagttttgatgataacattatatatgaattttgtataagataatgtggtactctaatcctatgcattttccatttcaggaaatatataaagagtatgcacaattcagcgcaagaagcactgactcagaaggttcaagtatgcaacatcagaacatgctctcgcaagacatcagaagatggtcaagcagaatcagaacatggtctatgaagcatcagaagaacttgagttcaaaagcagaagcactgaagttcttatggtatcacgctagaagcacttcaaagtcagaagacaagaagatgctctgcaccaagcagtttgactctgattaattcaaacgttgtatctacaaacatcagatcagaagcaagtacaagatgacaggctacgctgactgacaaaaggaacattagaagctattaaaggaaaaGTCAGTTAAAGTAGttaaagcaaggctcgaggtagttgacaaaagagttaaacattaaatgcaatgctgtacggatcacgcaacgcattaaatgctcccaacggtcatcttctcataacgcATATAAATAGaaattctgatgagaagctgaaaacaCAACTCTTGCACaaaatacagaaacactgtcaaattcaaaagctctcaaacttcatctttaacttcactactcttgtaatatcttagtgagatttaagcttagaacttaagagaaatatcacagttgtgattatagctttttaagaagcatttgtatactcttgtaaacatttattttacattgatttgtaaaaggttcctagagtgatcaagttgtgatcagtagactctagaagacttagaagtttctaagtagtgtatttcctagagtgatcaagttgtgatcagaatactctagaagacttagaagctatctaagtggaaaattattgtaatcaaggttgattagtggattaaatcctcaggtgaggtaaatcactctaagggggtggactggagtagtttcgttaacaacgaaccaggataaaaatctttgtgcaatcgtttttatcttaagagtttttaaagtcacacttattcaacccccccccccctttctaagtgtttttctatccttcagaatgtACAAGAATGCATTGATAAATTTCCATATAACTAACATCCCTACCCATTGGAAATTAGACCAATATACCTTTTAAACCCAAAAACaatctaaaaaatttatttttcaaaaaaaattgtatcGTTTCAGAAATTTGCTGGAATATTAAGAATATTTACaaggattaaatatgtttatggTCCCCCAAAATATCACAAACTTCACTTTTAATccctcaaaaatattttataaagaaTGGTGTTCCTAATAATTTAAGTCCACATATTTGGCCATGGGTTAATAATAACGGGCATAAAACCAACAAAAGGATACATGCTCAAAAGGGGGTAAACGACagatgatgataataataataataataatagtaataataaaataataataataataataataataataataataataataataataataataaaggggTGGCTAGAAAGGCTCTACCTGATAAACAAAAACAATGGATTGGTGTGTGTATTCGTATAGTTAATATTCAAAATGAACGTACGCACACCATGATTGATAAAGACATACCTGACTACTCTCTCTTGATGGCATATGTGTTTGGATTTTTCTGAACTCACCGTGACAGGTaaaactgacagcttccataGTGTCTCTTTGTTCAATGTTCTTTTGCTCTTGGTTCTGATAACACGATTCAACTAGTGCGTCCAATCATATACAGAAGTGTTAAAAAGTCAGGGTGACTTAAGCATAGGACTCTCAAGCATGTTGTACGAGTGATCAGTATCATCCACTatgcgctttgtttaacgtcgcatggctcgaagGTTCATTCCCCTTTGTTATGGGGGGTATTTCATCTTCTACACCTAGCTGTTTGTTGAAATTGAAGAAGATGCCCCCAGATGAGATATGATGCTTGAAACTTTCTCTGGTTAAGGTCTCAGGACATGGTTTTCCCCACATGTTCTTATCATGCCAGCTAGGAATAtccatgatttcaaaatcaactaGAAAGATAAATTTTTCTATTTCCaccagtacatcttcagctaccccataggattgctttatggtgtgatcagcaaattTTAACTTTGTTCATCTATCGCTCACTTTTCCAATTCCAAGCTTTTGAAATATGGATAATGGCATTAGGCTCACACTAGATCCCGAATCAATTAGAACCTTCTTGAAAGTTCTGTCTTTTATAGTGCATGGTATTGGACCGACCCATGATCCTTTTGCTTGATTGGTATTTTCCTATCTAGTGATATTGCACTGCATTTTCCATTGAGGATAACCGACTCATATCCTATTGGTCTCTTTTTGGATATTACCTCTTTCATGAATTTCTGATACAatggcatttgctcaagtgcttcaaaaaatGGCATATtgatctctaactttttgaacattgtgtTAAATTTCTCAAAGTTCTTCTCTTTTGgatccttctttgtcactctctTAGGGTAAGGTAACTTAATCACTGATTTAgcttcctttttatttttctctctgaTTGGCTTTACGAGTGACATAACTTCTTCCTGTTTCTTCTGATGATCTTTAATTTCCAATTCCACCTCCAGCAAACCTTCCTCTTCTCTCCTTTTGTTTCTTTATAATTCCCACTTGACTTACCACTTATGGTCTTAATGGCATTAACATTCTGATGCTCTCTTTGATTTGTCACAGTTGCACTCAGTAGGGAACTTGCTGCTTGAGCATTGGCAAGTTTTTGTGTTATATGACTCATCTGAACCTTAAGATCTCATAGTTATTATCGTAGAAACTAGAATAGACGTGCATGATAAGGCGGAATAGTCTATCAATAAAAAAGTAAGTTATAGTACATCTAGTTGCAATCGAACATGAAACATAATCCTTGAATCATTGATAAATTATTCAAATTTGATGCTTAGGGAGAAACAAATAGAAAACTTTGATGTTGAAATCGGAAAAAAAAAATCTGTTTATCACACAAATCTAGAGGATAATATTTTTAAACTAGATTACAACTCTAAAATAATGCTTTATTGTGACTTGATCTTCTTCAAGTCTAGAACgttcaaattttattattgaataaaaaatcattaaaatcgaGAATCTCAATACCACACTTTTCACAAAAAGAAGTCACTCTAGTAAACAACTTATCTCAACCATTTTTTCGAAAGTGTTAAAAAGAGCTTTCGTTGAATGAACCAAGAGAAAAACATTAACTACATTCCAATCTTGTTTTTGTAAGGCTTGCTAAGGACATATGTTATCCCCATAACTTATTTCatcaaatataaaatcaaatattttcaagtAATTATAAGAACTATCAACATCCTCCCGTATAGCAgaatttcttcattctttttcattttttaaaagttgaacaattttttttgtacATGTTTATCAAGCTACAATTAGAATTTAAACGTTATCTCTAATGAGTATGTCCaacttctttcaaaataccagcataattTGCACATTTACTAATTGCAATTTCATCAATCTCTAACAAATATGCATTTTCTTCTAATTAGTGAGTTTGTAACTCGTCATGACGCTTACTAGAAAA
Coding sequences within:
- the LOC131625909 gene encoding large ribosomal subunit protein eL38z/eL38y, producing MPKQINEIKDFLLTARRKDARSVRIKRSKDVVKFKVRCSKYLYTLCVFDVEKADKLKQSLPPGLSVQDL